From a region of the Lepus europaeus isolate LE1 chromosome 17, mLepTim1.pri, whole genome shotgun sequence genome:
- the SPMIP5 gene encoding sperm-associated microtubule inner protein 5 produces the protein MESSRTFMRKLPITPGYSGFVPFISCQGGSSEEDVGHCLKTFQESTRRYKARLEELRCLVATAPTLKPVCSEETVQRAVHEYYRKYHPLSLECKYIKKPPEEPPIPGWAGYLPRARVTEFGCATRYTVMARNCYRDFLNITEQAKRTRLKPYEVTYGVSTPQLPAPSPKVLIHEGLLPKYPDFSVPDGICPALQRPLMEDPSTLGPCGCAQRPDLWCNEKFSL, from the exons ATGGAGTCTTCTAGGACCTTCATGAGAAAGCTGCCAATCACACCCGGCTACAGTG GCTTCGTGCCATTCATTAGCTGCCAGGGAGGCTCCAGCGAGGAAGATGTGGGCCACTGCCTGAAGACCTTCCAGGAGAGCACGCGCAGATACAAAGCCCGGCTGGAGGAGCTTCGCTGCTTGGTGGCCACTGCTCCTACACTGAAGCCTGTGTGCTCCGAGGAGACGGTCCAGCGGGCCGTGCACGAGTACTACCGGAAGTACCACCCCTTGAGTCTGG aatgcaAATACATCAAGAAGCCTCCTGAGGAGCCACCCATCCCCGGCTGGGCAGGCTACCTGCCTAGAGCCAGGGTCACTGAATTTGGCTGTGCCACGAGGTACACTGTCATGGCCAGAAACTGCTACAGGGACTTCCTGAACATCACAGAGCAGGCCAAGAGGACACGTCTGAAGCCATACGAAGT AACTTACGGAGTCAGCACCCCAcagcttcctgctccttctccaaaAGTGTTGATTCACGAAGGGCTGCTGCCCAAATACCCGGATTTCTCTGTCCCAG ATGGAATCTGCCCTGCCCTGCAAAGACCATTGATGGAGGACCCCAGCACCCTGGGCCCGTGTGGCTGTGCTCAGAGGCCAGACCTGTGGTGCAACGAGAAGTTTTCTCTATAG